AGCCAGGTTGCAGTTTCCCTTGAGACATTAAGTTCATCTGCTATCTGGCCTGTGACAAGTCCTTTTGACTGTAGCTCAACGGCTTTATTGATCAAATCCTCGATATTTCTCATATGTTATCCCCTTCCTGTAATGGCTTCACCTGAATATAATGTGTAATACTTATATATTGCTCTTTCCTGCTGTTATACCTTTCTTTTTCGCACCTTTTTAAGAGCTGAGCCACAGACCGGGCATATATCGCCTCCATCAAAACGCTTTTTGCACCCAGTGCATTTTTTACCCCAGACCAGCACGTCAGATATCTTTTTCTGGGATACGGGTTTTACATTTATTTTCAACAATACTGCAACATTCTGGACTGCATAATCATCACTAAACAGGACAGAACTCTCTTTATATTCCAGTGCCTTTGCCAGTATATCCACATCTGTTTGAGAAAGTTCCTCTATATCACTGCTGTATCTGGCAACCTTGAGCACTTCTTTGACCAGTCCCGGATCTGGAGACTCCACTCTGGCTCCTTCTTCAGCAGCAAGCTGGAATCTCATATTTGCCTGACTGCTTTTCAGCTCATCTATTACAGAGGGTACAGTGATCAGACTTTTGCTGTTTATATCCTTTCCCATTATAAATACTGCAGAATCTGCAACAATATGTTCCATATCTATCATCTAAGCTCCTTTATAAGCCATCCCCAGTATTTAATAGTGGTCAGCAGTGCAATGGTCATGCCAATGGCCATAAGAAGATTCGAAATCAGAATTGCCATATCAGATCCGATCCCTGTAATAGGATAGAGCAGCATATTAAGAACTCCTGATGCCATGAATAATATTGATGCATAATAGGCATAGTAATAGGGTTTTAGACGCATTGCCTCTCCCAGCCTTCTGCTCAGACCTGCCATTATGTATATCACACCGGCAAAGGATATTACTGCAATAATCCATGCATAATAGGGTGGCTGAATTTTATTTACCTCCTTTTGTCATCTGAAGGTGAAGCTTTATGGCAAGTAAGAGTGATATGATTCCTGCTGCAGCTTCAACTATTTTTCCTGCAGCTATAGTAAACACAACTATTTGAAAGATTGCCAGCATCAGTATAAGAAAAGGGATCAAAAACAGGAAATAATGTGTATCTATTCCAAACTTCCTCTGATAGAACAGGCTTATAGCCCCTCCAAAGACCACAATGATAGCCCCTGCAAACCATGCATAGATCTCAATGACTGTGGATATAGCTGTATAATCCATTTTTGCTTTCAACCCCTGCTAGGATACCTGCCTGATATGTACACATTTTTCATCGACACAGCTTCCATGTACTGTTATTCAAATGTTCTATTCACTGTCTGCTCACCAATATTTCACAGTTTCTCACGAACTGCCTGCAGCAGTAGATTTGACCTCAAGTAATAGAATGCTTACAAATTTCCCAAAACCCT
Above is a genomic segment from Methanosalsum zhilinae DSM 4017 containing:
- a CDS encoding NOB1 family endonuclease; this encodes MIDMEHIVADSAVFIMGKDINSKSLITVPSVIDELKSSQANMRFQLAAEEGARVESPDPGLVKEVLKVARYSSDIEELSQTDVDILAKALEYKESSVLFSDDYAVQNVAVLLKINVKPVSQKKISDVLVWGKKCTGCKKRFDGGDICPVCGSALKKVRKRKV